The following are encoded in a window of Deferrivibrio essentukiensis genomic DNA:
- a CDS encoding ABC transporter ATP-binding protein, with translation MIALKNVYKSYGETKVLKDINLHIKEGEFLSIMGPSGSGKSTLLNIIGAMDKPDTGEVIINGINITNFNEEELTEFRKKYIGFIFQFFNLFNNLTVYENVLIPLLINGINKEDEIEKILDILDIKHKINNFAHQLSGGEQQRVAIARTIIKRPKIILADEPTGSLDTLTGEKILNILKSLNEKYNTTIVMVTHNEEIAKFTDRVICIKDGHIRDEISD, from the coding sequence ATGATAGCTCTTAAAAATGTATATAAAAGTTATGGTGAAACAAAAGTTTTAAAAGATATCAATTTACATATCAAAGAAGGAGAATTTTTGTCAATAATGGGTCCATCTGGCTCAGGCAAATCCACACTTTTAAATATAATAGGTGCAATGGATAAACCTGATACTGGAGAAGTTATAATTAATGGTATAAATATTACAAATTTTAATGAAGAAGAATTAACTGAATTTAGAAAAAAGTATATAGGTTTTATTTTTCAGTTTTTTAATTTATTCAACAATCTTACAGTTTATGAAAATGTCTTAATCCCACTTTTGATAAATGGTATTAATAAAGAAGATGAGATAGAAAAAATATTAGATATTCTTGATATTAAACATAAAATAAACAATTTTGCACATCAACTATCAGGTGGTGAGCAGCAAAGAGTTGCAATAGCACGCACAATAATAAAAAGGCCTAAAATTATTTTGGCTGATGAGCCAACAGGAAGCCTTGATACACTCACTGGTGAAAAAATCTTAAACATTTTAAAGAGTTTAAATGAAAAATATAATACTACAATTGTTATGGTTACTCACAACGAAGAGATTGCAAAATTTACCGATAGAGTAATCTGTATTAAAGATGGCCATATTAGAGATGAGATAAGTGATTAA
- a CDS encoding carotenoid 1,2-hydratase, whose protein sequence is MRIVILILLLFTNFAFASDFVKLKATDRVNLPNDLYYKDNFVSQWWYFTGHLNSNDGKKFGYELTIFVVNVNKKNYKSKFGLNRIYISHFAITDINNQKYYFEDDTSRGAYNEAAASDNKLYVKVFDDLVTGSIEQFDIKAKAENFSIDINLIPTKNPILNGENGYSNKIYGCEECASLYFSITRMKTTGYLQIDEKKYSVSGESWFDREINSDYSTDKLKGWDWFSIMLDDGREIIIYQIKDKDGKIDKSSYAAIIDKNGNKINLDFDKVKLKPLEFYKSKITSAKYPIKWEIKINNKKIFVESLVKNQEFVASKSTFNYYYEGACKVYGDLNGKAYMELTGY, encoded by the coding sequence TTGAGAATAGTTATTTTGATATTACTTTTGTTTACAAATTTTGCTTTTGCGTCAGACTTTGTAAAATTAAAGGCAACTGACCGTGTAAATCTGCCTAATGACCTTTATTATAAAGATAATTTTGTAAGTCAGTGGTGGTATTTTACAGGGCATTTGAATTCAAACGATGGAAAAAAATTTGGCTATGAGCTTACAATATTTGTAGTAAATGTGAATAAGAAAAATTATAAAAGCAAATTTGGGCTAAACAGGATTTATATTTCTCATTTTGCAATAACAGATATAAACAATCAAAAGTATTACTTTGAAGATGATACATCAAGAGGAGCTTATAATGAAGCTGCAGCAAGTGATAATAAATTGTATGTAAAGGTTTTTGATGATTTGGTTACCGGTAGTATTGAACAATTTGACATAAAAGCAAAAGCTGAAAATTTTAGTATTGATATTAACTTGATACCTACCAAAAATCCTATTTTAAACGGGGAAAACGGTTATTCAAATAAGATTTACGGATGTGAAGAATGTGCTTCATTATATTTTTCAATTACAAGGATGAAAACGACCGGATATTTACAGATTGATGAGAAAAAATATTCAGTTTCGGGGGAAAGCTGGTTTGACAGAGAAATTAATTCAGATTACAGCACCGATAAATTAAAAGGTTGGGACTGGTTTTCAATTATGCTTGATGATGGCAGAGAGATTATCATTTATCAAATTAAAGATAAAGATGGTAAAATTGACAAAAGCTCATACGCGGCAATTATTGATAAAAATGGTAATAAAATTAATCTTGATTTTGATAAAGTAAAACTAAAACCTTTAGAATTTTACAAATCTAAAATAACTTCTGCAAAATATCCTATAAAATGGGAAATTAAGATAAACAATAAAAAGATTTTTGTGGAATCCCTTGTTAAGAATCAAGAGTTTGTAGCTTCAAAATCAACTTTTAATTATTATTATGAAGGTGCTTGTAAGGTTTATGGGGATTTGAATGGAAAAGCCTATATGGAGCTTACGGGATATTGA